The Pararhodobacter sp. genomic sequence GTGGCACCAGACCGGTGCGCAGAATCTGGATGCGATCCGTGGCCGCAGGACCGGGATGGCGGATGATGTGGGTCAGATAGGCATCCGTTGCAGCCGTTTGCGTATGGTTTTCCGCAGGTTCGGATGCCGCGATATCGACAGGGGCAATGTCAGTCATGATGGGGCCTTGGGCAATTGTGCTGTGTTATCTGGCCCGGCCTGAAGCCGGAGCCGGGTTCTGGCCGCACTCTGTTTGTGAATGCGTTCTCCCTTGGCTCCAATATACATATATCAGCCATGGTCTTATGTGCGATCTGATTTATAGTTTCAGGAATTTTTGGATCATTTGATCCATAGTTAGTCAATTTGTGAGATCATATGGCCCAGGAACGTGAGCTGGATGTGTTTGACCGGCGAATCCTCCAGGTGCTCTCCAATGAGGGGCGCATCAGCTGGCGGGATCTGGCAGACCGGATCGGCCTGTCCTTCTCGCCCACCTTGCGCCGCGTGCACAGGCTGGAGGCCGAGGGCACCATTCGCGGCTATATGGTGGACATTGACGAGCGCCGGATTCTGGGCGCGATGACCGTCTTCATCTCCGTCACGCTGGAACGGCAGGTGAAGGAGATTCTCGATAATTTCGAGGCCCGTGTGGCCGAGATGCCGGAGGTGGTCGGCGGCTTCCTGATCAGTGGCAGCACCGATTACATGCTGCATGCGGCGGTGCGCGATCTCGCTCATTATCAGGCGACGCTGGATTATCTTACCACCTTGCCGGGGGTGGCGCGCATCCAGTCCAACTTCGCAGTGAAAACCTTCATCCGCCGCACCAATCCGCTGATTGAGCCGGGTTGAAAACAGCAGCCTTGGGGTGTCCATGGCTTGGGTTTTTCCGGGGTCAGCGAGAGGTCGAATATCGCCGTTCCGCTCTCCCGCTCCGGCGCAGGGCGCGCAGGCGAGGGACGTGGAAGATAAAAAAAGCGCGACCCGCAGGCCGCGCTTTCATGTCATTGCACATGTTGTGCAGAGCTCAGCTTGCGACGCTCTGCGCGTTCACGCTCTGGCGCTTCACCTGCATCTTGTTGAGCGCGCTGATATAGGCCAGCGCGGAGGCGACCAGAGTATCCGGGTCGGCGGCGCGGGCGGTCACAGCCTTGCCATCCTCTTCCAGACGCACGGAGACTTCAGCCTGTGCATCGGTGCCGCCGGTCACGGCATGCACCTGATACAGCTCCAGCCGCGCGGTGTGGGGCACCAGCGCCTGAATGGCGTTGAAGATGGCATCCACCGGGCCATTGCCCTCGGCGTCCTGCGTGCGGACCTCGCCTTCCACTTCGATTTCCATGGTGGCGCGCTGCGGGCCCTTCGTGCCGGCCACAACAGCCAGAGATACCAGCCGGATATGCTCATTGGCGGTGGCAATGCCGCTGTCCACCAGCGCCTCAATGTCCTCGTCGTAAACCACCTTCTTGCGGTCGGCGAGGTTCTTGAAGCGGGCGAAGGCATCATTCAGGGCATTCTCGCCCAGCTCATAGCCCAGAGACTTCAGCTTGTCGCGGAAGGCGGCGCGGCCCGAATGCTTGCCCATGACCAGCGAGGTCTTGGTGACGCCCACGGTCTCCGGCGTCATGATCTCATAGGTCTGGGCGTGCTTCAGCATGCCGTCCTGATGGATGCCGCTTTCATGCGAGAAAGCGTTCCGGCCCACGATCGCCTTGTTGTACTGCACCGGGAAGGAGGTGACAGCAGACACCAGCTTGGAGGCGCGGGTCAGCATCCGGCTGTTGATGTCGGTGTGATAGGGCAGCACATCGCGGCGTACGGACAGCGCCATCACCACTTCTTCCAGTGCGGCGTTGCCGGCGCGCTCGCCGATGCCGTTGATGGTGCATTCGATCTGGCGTGCACCAGCATTCAGGCCCGCCAGTGAATTGGCGACGCCCAGCCCCAGATCATTGTGGCAATGCACGGAGAAAATGGCCTTGTCGGCGTTCGGCACGGTTTCGATCAGGGTGCGGAACATCGCGCCATATTCGTCCGGCGTGGCATAGCCCACGGTATCCGGCAGATTGATGGTGGTGGCACCGCACTTGATCGCCATTTCCACGCAACGGGCCAGATAGTCCAGCGGCGTGCGGGTGGCGTCCATGGCCGACCACTCGACATCTTCCACCAGATTACGGGCCTGGGTGACAGTGGCCTTGATGATCTCCAGCACCTCTTCCTGCGTCTTGCGCATCTGGAATTCCAGATGCAGCGGAGAGGTGGAGACGAAGGTATGGATGCGGCCGCGCTGCGCATGGCGCACGGCTTCACCGGCACGGGCGATGTCGGCGGGAATGGCGCGGGCCAGACCGGCGATGGTGGCGCGCTTGGTGCGGCGGGCAATCTCGGCCACGCTCTCGAAATCACCAATGGAGGCGATCGGGAAGCCGGCCTCGATCACGTCCACGCCCATCTCGTCCAGCAGGTCCGCCACTTCCAGCTTTTCTTCCAGCGTCATGGACGCACCGGGGCACTGCTCGCCATCACGCAGGGTGGTGTCGAAAATGATGACCCGGTCGTTCTTGGAGGCGGGCGCGGGGGTGTTTGCAGCTTCACTCATCGCAGTGGTCCTTCTCACATTCCGGCGACGCGCATGGCGCGGATATCAAACCGGATTATTAGCCGATACAAAACCGGGTCGCGTCCCCGGTATGACGATCCCCTGAGCGCCCAGGCAAAAGCCCGGCCGGCCCTCAGGGGCGGCTAAGGAGGAGAAGCGCGCGCAGAGCCGCGTTGCCCGGAGCTTTGGTGGCCCGGGAGAGAGAAGTGGCAGTCATGGTCGTTGTGAACGACACGGGATGCAGACTCTCATCTTTGAACGCGTGGTGGCCACCAGATAAACACCCACCCGCCAAATTGCAAGGATGTCCTGATGCCAGCCTTCCAGCCTGAGCGTGTATCATGCTCTGGCCAGATAGGGGAGTAAACGCGGACGTCAAGATGGCAGGGGAGCCGTAAAGACCACCGCCTGCATGCACTTTCAGGTGTTATGGGCCTGTCGTCGGCGGGGTTGCGACGGGTACTTCAGCCCGCAGTGCATCAGATGCCTTGGGGATGACAGCCGGGACGACACGGCTGGCGATGTCCAAGGCAAACCGGAAGACGTCATCCAGGCTGCCGCCATTTACGTCGGCCAGCGCCTGATCCTCCAGTGCGCGAGACGTCTTGTCGAGACCGGTCCGGTCGCTGTTCTCGATGCTGGTGTTCATTGTCGCCATCCTCATGAAGGCCGGTCCGGCCCATTGGCCATCGAGAGGACTGTAAAACGCATCCCTGACAGCAACCTTACAACACAGGTTGATGTCGCGGATGCGTGTTCGGCATGTATGCGCCCATAGACGGGATCAGGCCTTGGCCATATCGGCTACAGGCGTTGGGGCATGAGATGGGTGATCTCATGGCTCATCACCAGTGTGCCATCCTCGCGCCGTGCATGGCTGCGCCGGAAGATGACCTCCCAGCCGGGGCGACTGGAACTGGCGCGCCGGGAGAGCACTTCCGTGTCGAAAATGATGGTGTCATTCACCCGCACCGGGGCATGCCAACGCATCTTGTCGCAACTGATCCCGACGCCGACGGGACACAGGATACGGGCTTCATCCGTCTCCATGCCTTCCACATAGTCTGTCGGCATGCCGGTGTGACGCACGAAGCAGCCCATCCACGCCATCGCCACATGCCAGCCGGAAGCGATGAGCACGCCGAACATGCCGCGCTCCGCCGCCTTGGGGTCGGTGTGGAACAGTTGCGGGTCATACAGCTTTGCGAACCGGATGATCTCATCTTCGGTGAAGGTGAACTGGCCGATTTCTTCCGGCCCGCTGCTCTCTGCCACGGTGTTCTCGGCCACGGTGCTCTCCCGCCTCAGTTCGCGAAGCGGAAGTGCAGCACATCGCCATCGGCGACCACATAATCCTTGCCCTCAAGGCGGAAGCGGCCAGCCTCACGGGCACCGGATTCGCCCTTGAACTTCACATAGTCCTCATAGGCGACGGTTTCAGAGCGGATGAAGCCCTTTTCGAAATCCGTATGGATGACGCCGGCGGCGGCCGGTGCCCGCGTGCC encodes the following:
- a CDS encoding Lrp/AsnC family transcriptional regulator, with protein sequence MAQERELDVFDRRILQVLSNEGRISWRDLADRIGLSFSPTLRRVHRLEAEGTIRGYMVDIDERRILGAMTVFISVTLERQVKEILDNFEARVAEMPEVVGGFLISGSTDYMLHAAVRDLAHYQATLDYLTTLPGVARIQSNFAVKTFIRRTNPLIEPG
- a CDS encoding 2-isopropylmalate synthase, whose amino-acid sequence is MSEAANTPAPASKNDRVIIFDTTLRDGEQCPGASMTLEEKLEVADLLDEMGVDVIEAGFPIASIGDFESVAEIARRTKRATIAGLARAIPADIARAGEAVRHAQRGRIHTFVSTSPLHLEFQMRKTQEEVLEIIKATVTQARNLVEDVEWSAMDATRTPLDYLARCVEMAIKCGATTINLPDTVGYATPDEYGAMFRTLIETVPNADKAIFSVHCHNDLGLGVANSLAGLNAGARQIECTINGIGERAGNAALEEVVMALSVRRDVLPYHTDINSRMLTRASKLVSAVTSFPVQYNKAIVGRNAFSHESGIHQDGMLKHAQTYEIMTPETVGVTKTSLVMGKHSGRAAFRDKLKSLGYELGENALNDAFARFKNLADRKKVVYDEDIEALVDSGIATANEHIRLVSLAVVAGTKGPQRATMEIEVEGEVRTQDAEGNGPVDAIFNAIQALVPHTARLELYQVHAVTGGTDAQAEVSVRLEEDGKAVTARAADPDTLVASALAYISALNKMQVKRQSVNAQSVAS
- a CDS encoding MaoC/PaaZ C-terminal domain-containing protein; protein product: MAENTVAESSGPEEIGQFTFTEDEIIRFAKLYDPQLFHTDPKAAERGMFGVLIASGWHVAMAWMGCFVRHTGMPTDYVEGMETDEARILCPVGVGISCDKMRWHAPVRVNDTIIFDTEVLSRRASSSRPGWEVIFRRSHARREDGTLVMSHEITHLMPQRL